Proteins encoded within one genomic window of Companilactobacillus sp.:
- a CDS encoding glutathione peroxidase — MATIYDFSEKEMGGKDINFADYKGKVLLIVNTASKCGLAPQLEGIETLYERYHDKGLEVIGLPSNQFHQEYSDEQETNDFCQIHYGVTFPMTTKILVNGKGEDPLFTYLKDTAGHGRIKWNFTKFLIAKDGSMIDRYAPLTNPKAIEPDIIAALKA, encoded by the coding sequence AGAAAAAGAAATGGGTGGCAAAGATATTAATTTTGCTGACTACAAGGGCAAAGTCCTATTGATCGTAAATACTGCTTCTAAGTGTGGACTAGCTCCGCAGCTTGAAGGCATTGAAACCTTATATGAACGTTATCATGATAAAGGCTTGGAAGTTATTGGCTTGCCATCTAATCAGTTCCACCAAGAATATTCTGACGAGCAGGAAACGAATGATTTTTGTCAGATTCACTATGGCGTGACATTCCCAATGACGACTAAGATCTTGGTCAACGGCAAGGGTGAGGACCCATTGTTCACGTATCTTAAAGACACTGCTGGTCACGGTCGTATCAAATGGAACTTCACCAAGTTCTTAATTGCAAAGGACGGTTCAATGATCGATCGTTACGCACCATTGACGAATCCAAAGGCAATCGAACCAGATATTATTGCAGCGTTGAAAGCATAG
- a CDS encoding MFS transporter, whose translation MVLGTAWLFDAADVALLSFIMPLIKKEWALTPGLLGSVGAITTVGMMVGAIWFGYLADRHGKKNIIMLTLLIFTISNLGLAFTQDIYQFMIIRFITGLGLGGELPVAATIIADSFSGDRRSKMLILVDSFWAVGWIFASLLAFLFMPLYGWRPTVIITSLMAIYTLVLRRHLPEETNVKNTKTNIKASISQIWSPEHRRATICLSLLWFIIMFVYYGLFLWLPSVLMTKGFNMFHSFGYTLLTSFAQLPGYFLAAYLMDKISRKKVLAIYLVGTLIGAFIFGTASSNAMVIFGSILLSFFTLGAWGIMIALTPTQYPISHRGTGIGFTQAIGRIGATIGPYLVGLSLGLKVSITMIFFYFVIALLIGIAILLFGLIDNDQVDQK comes from the coding sequence ATGGTCTTAGGGACCGCATGGCTTTTTGATGCAGCAGATGTGGCTTTACTGTCATTTATCATGCCGTTGATCAAAAAGGAATGGGCTCTAACACCGGGACTATTAGGTTCCGTTGGTGCTATTACTACTGTTGGTATGATGGTTGGTGCCATCTGGTTCGGTTATTTAGCTGACCGACACGGTAAAAAGAACATTATTATGCTCACGCTATTAATTTTTACGATCAGTAACTTGGGATTGGCATTTACTCAAGACATTTACCAATTCATGATCATTCGTTTCATCACAGGTCTAGGTTTAGGTGGGGAATTACCTGTTGCTGCAACGATCATTGCTGATTCATTTTCAGGGGACCGCCGTTCAAAAATGTTGATCTTAGTTGACAGTTTTTGGGCAGTTGGTTGGATCTTCGCTTCACTGTTGGCATTCTTATTCATGCCACTTTACGGTTGGCGTCCAACTGTCATCATTACTTCATTGATGGCAATTTACACATTGGTTTTACGTCGTCATTTACCGGAAGAAACTAATGTTAAAAATACTAAAACAAATATTAAAGCTTCGATTTCGCAAATCTGGTCGCCAGAACATCGACGTGCCACAATTTGCTTGAGCCTGTTATGGTTCATCATCATGTTCGTTTACTACGGCCTATTCTTGTGGTTACCTAGTGTTCTGATGACTAAAGGATTCAATATGTTCCATAGTTTTGGATACACTTTACTAACCAGTTTTGCACAATTGCCTGGTTACTTCTTGGCAGCTTACTTAATGGATAAGATCAGTCGTAAAAAGGTTCTGGCAATTTATTTAGTCGGAACTTTAATTGGTGCCTTCATATTCGGTACAGCTTCTTCAAATGCCATGGTTATTTTCGGTAGTATCTTACTTTCCTTCTTCACTCTAGGTGCATGGGGAATCATGATTGCTTTGACACCAACACAGTATCCTATTTCACACCGTGGAACTGGAATTGGTTTCACACAAGCAATTGGACGAATCGGTGCAACCATCGGACCTTACTTGGTTGGACTGTCATTAGGTCTAAAAGTCAGCATCACCATGATTTTCTTCTACTTTGTAATTGCCCTACTAATTGGTATCGCAATTCTATTATTCGGTTTGATTGATAACGACCAAGTTGATCAAAAATAA